Sequence from the Williamwhitmania sp. genome:
TAAGCCTGTAATACTCAATGGCACGGGCTTGGTAGAGGGTGAAGTATGGATGAGAGGCCAGCGTATCGACCGAAACGCTATTTAACTCGATGTGTGTAATTAGTGAGGTGTCTAGAACAAGAATTCCTTTAAGCTGCTCAATTGTTTCCAGCTTGATGCCGTAAATATCGGCCAGCTGACTAATGGAATAAAAACCGCCTAATCGCTTACGATATAGCAAAATACGCTTGGCCGTAGCGGGGCCAATTCCCTTTAATGCAACCAGCGAGGCCGAATCGGCAGAATTCAATTCTACCCTAAGCCCTGCCAGTAGGGCTATGCTATCATGGTAGCTACGTCGATTGGGATTGGACGATGTTGTTTCACCCTTATATGGCAAGGAAATATAGGGCTCAATGCTCCCGTAAAGCTCCGCTGTTAGCCCATATAACTTTTCTACATCCTCCCGGTAACGAAATTTTCCCCCATGGTTTCTATAGGCCAATAAACTTTTGGAAAACCTTTCGGGCAGTCCCATTTGGGTCAGCTCCTCTGAGGAAACAAAGTTGGGATCGAAGTTATTCATCACCAAAGTTGAACTTTGCTTAGATGTGGAGGATGGCAAAGGCTTCCATCCATAACTTCTTTCGTTGGAGTCATCCTGAAGGCGCTGGTTTAGTTGCGCTGCCAACTCTGAAAGGCCGGGATCGATTTTTGACACCTTGCGCTCTGGATAGAGACAAACAATCAACGCAATTGCTCCAACTAGTGCCAGCAGCATTAATACCCCTTGGCGTTCGCTACGTGAAAAGGAGAACCACTCCTTTGAAAAGCTCCTCCAAAACCCCATGCGAATATGGTTAAGATGGGTTTAACATTATATAGAAAAAGGGGTATCTAACAAAGAAAGAACGCAAGGTTGGCCGTTCGTTGTGCCAACCTTCGTCCTTTTTGATTCTATAACGCTAGGCTATGGCGATTTCCTTTGCCAGATATACGTCCTGAATTGCGTTGAGCAAACGAATACCATCAGGCATCGGCTTCTGAAATGCTTTTCGGCCGGAAATTAAGCCCATTCCTCCTGCCCTCTTGTTAATTACCGCGGTAGCAACTGCTTCGGCCAAGTCAGATTCACCGGAAGAAGCACCGCCAGAATTGATCAACCCCGACCGTCCCATATAGCAGCCGGCGACTTGGTACCGTGTTAAATCGATGGGGTGATCGGTTGTGAGCTGAGAGTAAACTTTATCGGAAGTCTTCCCAAAGCCAATTGCCTTAAACCCACCATTGTTCTCAGGGAGCTTTTGCTTAATGATATCGGCCTGAATAGTCACTCCTAGGTGGTTAGCTTGACTAGTAAGATCGGCAGCAACATGGTAATCGACCCCATCCTTTTT
This genomic interval carries:
- a CDS encoding helix-hairpin-helix domain-containing protein; protein product: MGFWRSFSKEWFSFSRSERQGVLMLLALVGAIALIVCLYPERKVSKIDPGLSELAAQLNQRLQDDSNERSYGWKPLPSSTSKQSSTLVMNNFDPNFVSSEELTQMGLPERFSKSLLAYRNHGGKFRYREDVEKLYGLTAELYGSIEPYISLPYKGETTSSNPNRRSYHDSIALLAGLRVELNSADSASLVALKGIGPATAKRILLYRKRLGGFYSISQLADIYGIKLETIEQLKGILVLDTSLITHIELNSVSVDTLASHPYFTLYQARAIEYYRL